Sequence from the Aquimarina sp. Aq107 genome:
TGATTGCTGGAAAAAATCACTACTACCAAAATTCACAGAAGCAGAAAATCTAGAATTGGGATTCGCTTTTGCATCCTGAGAATGAGTCCATTGTATATTGTAAGTAGTTCTCTGAGCAAAATCAGGAAACCCTCTTTCACTAGTTAAGTTATTTTCAAATCTAAAACGGAGATTCCCTCTATATCTGTATCTTACGGCATATGCAGATTCAGTAAGTAGCGTATAACTACCATTGGTATAGTAATCTCCTGTAATTGTTAAATCGGCATAATCACTTACAGCAAAATAATAACCACCATTTTGTAAAAAATATCCTCTATTATTTTCTTCTCCATAACTAGGGATAATAAAACCAGAGGTTCTTTTATCTTGTAAAGGAAAATAACCAAAAGGTAATCCAAGAGGAGTTGGTACATCTGCGATAAACATATTTACCAAACCAGTAACAATTTTTTTCTTAGGTACTAGTTTTATTCTACGAGCATAAAAATAATAATCAGCATTATCTACATCTTCGGCAGTTGTAAATTTTACATTACTCATATAGATAACAGAGTCATTTACCCTTTTAGAGACTTCTCCTTTAACATTCATTTCCCCTTGTTTCGTTCGGGAATTATATATTAAAGCTTTTTCAGTGTCAAAATTAAATCTAATAGAATCTGGTTCTACTACATTTTGAGCCTGTTTAAAAACAGGTGTTTGAGTATAATCTCCTACAGAATCTTTAATACCGTAAGCGTACACCTCATTTTTTGCATTGTCTACGATGATAAGTCCTGCATTTATTTGCATTTCACCATATATAATTTCAGCTTCATTATAGAGATACATTTTGTTTTCTCTACGGCTTAGTCTCATATAATCTTTAGACTTGTATTTGACTTTATCGGTTAATAATTGTGGTGGAGCAACTGCGGTATCCTTCTTTGTTGTGTCTTGATCTTTTTCGTTTTCTAGTAACTCAGTTTTAGAATCTGAACCTTTTTTGGGTAAAGAAATAGAATCCTTTTGCGCAGTAATAGGTTTTTTGGTCGTTTTATCGAACTCTTGTGCAGTTGTATAACAAATACAAAATAGTGAAAAACTTAGTGAATAAAGTATGTTACGTACCGTTGTTTGCAATGGTTTATATCCTATTTTTGTAAAACTATGGCTTAGTTTTTGAAGTGCCAAAATTACATATATTTTTTATGTAGAGATTGTAATTGGTAAAAAAATAAATATTTATATCAAATACTTTGCTCTAACGTTATTTTTAAATGAAACCTGTATTCTAATTTCTAAGGTCATAACCATATGATTTTAGAATTATTATACTAAATACGGAAACAATTTGGTAATGTTTCAAGCTAAGTGATAATTTTGCATAATTATGAAAAAGAAAATAATATACAGTTCACTTTTAATTGTATCGGTTTTTATCCTATCAGCATTTACGTTATCTGTTGTGAGTGAGAATGATAAAGAGAAATTTGTGGTGGTTTTAGATGCTGGGCATGGTGGGCATGACCCTGGAAATAGAGGAAATGGTTATAAAGAAAAAGATATTGCTCTTAAAGTAGTTTTAGCAGTTGGTGCGGCCTTAGAGAAAGATGATCGTTTTAAAGTTGTATATACCAGAAGTACGGATAAATTTATAGAATTACACGAAAGAGGGAAAATAGCAAATAAAGCTAAAGCGGATTTATTTGTGTCCGTACACTGTAATTCTCACCGTTCGCAAGCATATGGTACAGAGACTTTTGTACTAGGGTTGCACGCAAATGATGAAAATTTTAATGTAGCTAAAAATGAAAATTCAGTTATTCTATTAGAAGATAATTATGAAGCAAACTATGATGGATTTGACCCAAATTCTCCAGAATCAATAATAGGATTAACGTTAATGCAAGAAGAATATCTAGATCAAAGTCTTACTTTGGCTAGTTTCGTTCAGAATGGATTTAATAAAAGCTTAAAACGAAAAAGTAGAGGAGTAAAACAAGCCGGTTTCGTTGTTTTACACCAAACCTATATGCCTAGTGTATTAATAGAACTAGGGTTTCTTACCAATAATAAAGAAGGTAAATATCTTAATTCTAAAAAAGGTCAGGATGAGATGGCAAAATCTATTATTTCTTCTATTGTAGATTATAAAGAGAGTCTTGATGCAATATATTATGTTCCCGATGCTCCTGAACCAGAAGTTCCAGAAGTTGTAAATAACGACTCCATAACGGAGGTTGTCGGACAAAAAATGTATGATGGAATAACGTTTAAGGTACAAATCGCAGCAGGATCTAATGATATAGAACTTGAGCCCAAAAATTTTAATGGATTAGATCAGTTGTCGAAGATTCAGTTTGAAGGGCTGTATAAGTATTATTTTGGAAGTACTTCTAATTATAATTTAATCAAGGAGTTGAGAGATGTGGCCGTTGATAAAGGATATGCTTCATGTTTTGTTGTAGCATTTAAGGATAATGAATTAATTCCTCTTACAGAAGCTTTAAAAACTGATGCTACATCGAACTAATCTAAATAAATACTAATAAATCGTTCGTTAATAATCTTTGGAAGTATATTTTTTATTCTAAATTTGTGTCCTAAACATATGCTATTTTGAAATTTACTCGCGAAGTTAAAACAGGAATTTTAGCACTGTCTGCTATAGCACTTTTAATTTTTGGTTATAGTTTTTTAAAAGGTAAGAACCTTTTAGAAAGCGACCGAACTTTTTATGCTGTGTATGATAACGTAGAAGGTTTGATACCTTCATCACCAGTTACTATAAATGGTTTGGTAGTAGGAAAGGTAGTTTCGATCAAGTTTGCTGATTCTAAAGGAAACCTTGTAGTGGAATTTAATGTTAGTAGTGATTTTACTTTTTCTAAAAACAGCGAAGCCATGGTATATGGTGGAGATTTGATTGGAGGAAAGTCATTAGCAATTAATCCAATATATGAAGCTGGTTTAGAAGCAAAGGATAAAGACACATTGCCTGGGAGAGTTAAAGCTGGATTATTAGAATTAGTAAATGAGCAATTAACACCGCTACAGTTAAAATTAGAATCGGCTATTAAAGATGCTGACACCTTATTGACTTCTGTAAATGGAATTTTATCTGTTGATAACAAAAATAATTTAAATTCTATTTTTGCAGATCTTAGTGTAACCGTTCGAAACTTTAAAGGCGCATCGGGATCTTTAAATAATATTTTATCAGGTAATGAAAAAAAGTTAAATACTACACTTTCTAACCTTGACGAAATGTCCACGAATCTTAATCAGTTTTCGGATTCATTATCAAAGGTTAATATCGGTAAACTAGTAAAAGATTTAGATGGAGTTTTAGCTAATTTCGAAAAAATCTCTAATGATTTAGAAGTAGGAAAAGGAACCGCAGGTAAATTATTAAAAGATGATAAGCTTTATAATAATCTAGAGGATGCTAGTAAAGAATTAGAATTATTACTTCAGGATCTTAGATTAAACCCTACTAGATATGTAAATATTTCGGTTTTTGGTAAAAAGAACAAACCATACGTAAAGCCTACAGATTCAATAAACTAACTACTTCAAATGATGCAATATATTCCTAATATCATATTTGTAATTGCTTTAATAGCAGGAATTGGATATTTCACAAAAAACATTCGTAAAGTCATTCGAAATATTCGATTGGGTAAAGATGTAGATCGAACGGATAATAAAAAAGAACGTTTTAATAATATGATGATGATTGCTTTTGGGCAATCAAAAATGGTAAGAAGACCTATTGCAGGGATATTACACGTGGTAGTATATATAGGTTTTGTTATTATTAATATCGAAGTATTAGAGATCATTATTGATGGTATTTTAGGGACACATAGAATTTTTGCATTTTTAGGAGGGTTATATGCTTTCTTAATTGGTTCTTTTGAAATTCTTGCGCTTTTAGTTTTGGTAAGCGTGTTTATCTTTTGGATAAGAAGAAATGTAGTTAATATTAGGCGTTTTAAAACTTTAAAAGGTTGGCCTAAAAATGATGGTAATATTATTCTTTATTTTGAGGTGGTGTTGATGACATTATTCCTTACTATGAACGCAGCTGACTTACAATTACAAACATTAGGAGCTGAGCACTATGTAAAAGCGGGTTCATACCCTGTAAGTCAGTTCATAACTCCTTTGTTTAATGGAATGTCCGAAGGAACACTAATTCTTCTTGAGCGTGGCGCTTGGTGGATGCATATTATTGGAATTTTAATATTCTTGAATTACTTATATTTTTCAAAACATTTACATATCCTACTAGCTTTTCCAAATACCTATTATGGAGACTTAAGGCCTAAAGGACAGATGGATAACCTAGAATCTGTTACTAAGGAAGTAATGTTAATGATGGATCCTAATGCTGATCCATTTGCTGCACCAGCAGAAGACGAAACCGAAGGAGAGCCGGAAAAGTTTGGGGCTTCTGACGTAACTGATTTAAACTGGGTACAATTGCTTAATTCATATACTTGTACGGAGTGTGGGCGTTGTACTAGTGAATGTCCTGCAAACCAGACAGGCAAGAAGTTATCTCCTAGAAAGATAATGATGGATACCAGAGATCGTCTTCAGGAAGTTGGAGATAATATAGATAAGAATGGTAGTTTCGTAGATGATGGAAAGCAATTATTAAACGATTATATAACGCAAGAAGAATTATGGGCTTGTACAAGTTGTAATGCTTGCGTAGAAGCTTGTCCTGTTAGTATAAGTCCGTTGTCTATTATTTTAGATATGAGAAGATATTTAGTAATGGAGCAAAGTGCTGCACCAACAGATCTAAATAATATGATGTCTAACATTGAGAATAACGGAGCTCCTTGGCCATTTAACCAGATGGACAGACTAAACTGGAATAAAGAATAAAATTTGATAATATTAACCATAACTATTAACCATAAACTTTTAAAAATTAAGAGAATTTAGAAATTATGAAGAAGGAAGAAGTAGAGAAATTATTGCATGATAAGGTAGAAGAAGGGGAACACATTAGTCCAGTATTACCAGAAGGTATTAAGAATTATCTTATTGATATTGATGGTACTATTACAGAAGATGTTCCTAATGAAGAGCCAGAAAGAATGGTTACTTGTGAACCATTTCCAGATGCTTTAGTTACATTAAATAAATGGTACGATGAAGGACATATTATATGCTTCTTTACATCAAGAACTGAAGAACATAGAGAAGTTACTGAAACATGGTTAAAAACCCATGGATTCAATTATCATAGTCTTTTAATGGGGAAACCAAGAGGAGGGAACTATCATTGGATAGATAATCACTTGGTAAAAGCAACTCGTTATACTGGTAAATTTACAGAATTGGTAGAAAGAGTTGTTACTATCGAAGTTTTTGATGACGGTAAACATGATTAAATAAGTTTTTGTTTGAGATTTTTTCTAACAAAAACTAAGGATATAAATAGTATAAACATATGAGTGAAGCAATAAAGGTGCCTACAATGGCAGAGTATATGGCTGAAGGTAAAATGCCGGAAATTTTATTTTGGGTTGGATGTGCTGGAAGTTTTGATGATAGAGCTAAGAAAATCACAAAAGCCTTTGTGAAACTTCTTCATAGTTCTAAAGTAGACTTTGCTGTATTAGGAACCGAAGAAAGTTGTACAGGAGATCCAGCTAAAAGATCTGGGAATGAATTTTTGTTTCAGATGCAAGCAGTTACCAATATTGAGGTAATGAATGCATACGAAATTAAAAAAGTTGTTACAGCTTGTCCTCATTGTTTCAATACGTTAAAAAATGAATATCCTGCTTTGGGAGGGAATTATGAAGTAATGCACCATACACAATTCCTTAAATCACTTTTAGATGAAGGAAGATTAACAGTAGAAGGAGGTAAGTTTAAAGGAAAGAGAATTACTTTTCATGATCCTTGTTATTTAGGTAGAGCCAATAATGTATATGAGGCACCAAGAGATCTTCTTAGAAAATTAGAAGTAGAACTTACAGAAATGAAACGTAGCAAACGTAATGGATTATGTTGCGGAGCTGGAGGAGCACAGATGTTTAAAGAACCTGAGCCAGGTAATAAAGATGTAAATATTGAGCGAACAGAAGATGCTCTGGAAACAAAGCCAGATATTATAGCAGCAGGTTGTCCTTTTTGTAATACAATGATGACCGATGGTGTAAAAAATAAGGAAAAAGAAGATAGTATTGATGTTATGGATGTTGCAGAATTGATTGCAAATGCTCAAGATTTGTAAAAAAGATTTTAAAGATTAAGTAGAATAATAAAAGAGTTGATATGTTTGTTCATATTAACTCTTTTTTGTTGCAACAATTAGGAATACTTTTTGTTATTTTAGGAAATAAAAAGAAAGAGGATGTTAGTAGATTTTAAAGAACTCCCGGATACAGCAAGAATTTGGATTTATCAAGCCAATAGATCTTTTACTTCAGAGGAGTTAGATGAGATAAAAAATAAACTAGAAGCTTTTATAACACAATGGACTGCACATGGAGCAGATCTAAAAGCAGGGTATGATATCAAGTATAAAAGATTTATAACAATTGCATTAGATCAAGGTATGAATCAAGCTACTGGCTGTTCTATAGATGCTTCTGTCCATTTTATACAGCAGTTAGAAACAGATTATAAGGTTGATTTGATGGACAAAATGAATGTTTCGTATAAACAGGGAGAGTTTGTCGCGTATAAAACACTTACAGATTTTAGAAAAATGGCCAAGAACAGATCTGTTTCTCCGAACACGATAGTGTTTAACAATTTGGTCACTAATATTGCTGAGTATAAAACTGATTGGGAAGTTCCTGCTAAGGATAGTTGGCATAACCGTTTTTTAAATTAGTTTTTGTGCGATATATTTTTTCTAAATACTTTTCTTATATAATTTTTATTGCTACGATATCAGTTTTTTCACAAGAATCTGATACTCTAAATATAGAAGATTCCATTAGTGTAAGTCCGGTGGATTCTCTTGTAGTACAGTTAGTCGAAAATAAAACACCATTAAGTCCGCTTATTGTTAAGGATGAGTATGATATCCAAAGATTATGGGTAGATAGTATCTATAATAAAATGACTTTAAAGGAAAAAGTCGGACAGTTATTTATGGTGGATGTTTTTTCTTCTAAACCTAAAAAGGAAACGGATAAAATAAAAAAACTTATAGAAGAATATCATATAGGAGGAATTATTTTTTCTAAGGGAGGACCGCAACGTCAGGCAAAGCTTAATAACGAATATCAAGAAATTTCCAAAATACCGTTGTTAATTGGTATGGATGCAGAATGGGGATTAGCTATGCGATTAGATTCTACGAAAGCATTTCCTTGGAATATGACGCTAGGAGCTATTCAGAATAATGACCTAATAGAAGAAACGGGACGACAAATAGCAAAACATTGTAAACGACTAGGTGTACATATTAATTTCGCTCCAGTTGTGGATATGAATACGAACCCCAAAAATCCAATTATAGGAAATCGTTCTTTTGGAGAAGATAAAGATAATGTTACGGAAAAGGCATTAGCTTTTATGAAAGGAATGCAGAAAGAAGGTGTTTTAGCAAGTGCGAAACATTTTCCAGGACATGGTGATACAGATAGTGATTCTCATAAAACCTTGCCTACCATTAATTTTGATCAAAAGAGAATTGATAGTATAGA
This genomic interval carries:
- a CDS encoding N-acetylmuramoyl-L-alanine amidase, with the protein product MKKKIIYSSLLIVSVFILSAFTLSVVSENDKEKFVVVLDAGHGGHDPGNRGNGYKEKDIALKVVLAVGAALEKDDRFKVVYTRSTDKFIELHERGKIANKAKADLFVSVHCNSHRSQAYGTETFVLGLHANDENFNVAKNENSVILLEDNYEANYDGFDPNSPESIIGLTLMQEEYLDQSLTLASFVQNGFNKSLKRKSRGVKQAGFVVLHQTYMPSVLIELGFLTNNKEGKYLNSKKGQDEMAKSIISSIVDYKESLDAIYYVPDAPEPEVPEVVNNDSITEVVGQKMYDGITFKVQIAAGSNDIELEPKNFNGLDQLSKIQFEGLYKYYFGSTSNYNLIKELRDVAVDKGYASCFVVAFKDNELIPLTEALKTDATSN
- a CDS encoding MlaD family protein is translated as MKFTREVKTGILALSAIALLIFGYSFLKGKNLLESDRTFYAVYDNVEGLIPSSPVTINGLVVGKVVSIKFADSKGNLVVEFNVSSDFTFSKNSEAMVYGGDLIGGKSLAINPIYEAGLEAKDKDTLPGRVKAGLLELVNEQLTPLQLKLESAIKDADTLLTSVNGILSVDNKNNLNSIFADLSVTVRNFKGASGSLNNILSGNEKKLNTTLSNLDEMSTNLNQFSDSLSKVNIGKLVKDLDGVLANFEKISNDLEVGKGTAGKLLKDDKLYNNLEDASKELELLLQDLRLNPTRYVNISVFGKKNKPYVKPTDSIN
- a CDS encoding (Fe-S)-binding protein — protein: MQYIPNIIFVIALIAGIGYFTKNIRKVIRNIRLGKDVDRTDNKKERFNNMMMIAFGQSKMVRRPIAGILHVVVYIGFVIINIEVLEIIIDGILGTHRIFAFLGGLYAFLIGSFEILALLVLVSVFIFWIRRNVVNIRRFKTLKGWPKNDGNIILYFEVVLMTLFLTMNAADLQLQTLGAEHYVKAGSYPVSQFITPLFNGMSEGTLILLERGAWWMHIIGILIFLNYLYFSKHLHILLAFPNTYYGDLRPKGQMDNLESVTKEVMLMMDPNADPFAAPAEDETEGEPEKFGASDVTDLNWVQLLNSYTCTECGRCTSECPANQTGKKLSPRKIMMDTRDRLQEVGDNIDKNGSFVDDGKQLLNDYITQEELWACTSCNACVEACPVSISPLSIILDMRRYLVMEQSAAPTDLNNMMSNIENNGAPWPFNQMDRLNWNKE
- a CDS encoding phosphoheptose isomerase; translated protein: MKKEEVEKLLHDKVEEGEHISPVLPEGIKNYLIDIDGTITEDVPNEEPERMVTCEPFPDALVTLNKWYDEGHIICFFTSRTEEHREVTETWLKTHGFNYHSLLMGKPRGGNYHWIDNHLVKATRYTGKFTELVERVVTIEVFDDGKHD
- a CDS encoding (Fe-S)-binding protein, whose product is MSEAIKVPTMAEYMAEGKMPEILFWVGCAGSFDDRAKKITKAFVKLLHSSKVDFAVLGTEESCTGDPAKRSGNEFLFQMQAVTNIEVMNAYEIKKVVTACPHCFNTLKNEYPALGGNYEVMHHTQFLKSLLDEGRLTVEGGKFKGKRITFHDPCYLGRANNVYEAPRDLLRKLEVELTEMKRSKRNGLCCGAGGAQMFKEPEPGNKDVNIERTEDALETKPDIIAAGCPFCNTMMTDGVKNKEKEDSIDVMDVAELIANAQDL
- a CDS encoding ABC transporter ATPase, producing MLVDFKELPDTARIWIYQANRSFTSEELDEIKNKLEAFITQWTAHGADLKAGYDIKYKRFITIALDQGMNQATGCSIDASVHFIQQLETDYKVDLMDKMNVSYKQGEFVAYKTLTDFRKMAKNRSVSPNTIVFNNLVTNIAEYKTDWEVPAKDSWHNRFLN